The genomic interval GATCAGGGCGGCGCTGACGCCCGCGTCCGCGGCGACCCCCCGGAGCGTGACCGCGTCGTACGGCTCGCGCGCGAACGCCTTCCGCGCCGCGCGGAGGATCGTGGTCCGCCCCGGATCGGTCACGTCGTCGTCACCTCGTACGCCGGCTCAGGGCGCCGTACCGGGATCAGCAGCACCAGCCCCGCCGCCACGACCGCGGAAATGCCGGCGATCACGAACACCGTCAGGTACGCCGACAGCGCGGGCGCGACCTGGCCGGCCCGGGAGATCGTGACGTTGGCCAGCACGGTGGCCACGATCGTGCTGCAGATCGCCTGCCCGATCGTGCGCATCAGCGTGTTGATGCCGTTCGCGGCGGCCGTTTCGGTCACCGGCACAGCATGCATGATCAGCGCCGGAAGCGCCGAATACGCAACGGCGGTTCCGGCCGACACGACCGTTGCGCCGATGACGATCCCGGCGACGTTGCTGCTGGTGAACAGGCGGACGACGTACCCGGCGGCCATGATCACCGAGGCGATCGCCAACGTGAACCGCGGACCACGCGCAGTGGAGATCCGGGCGGACACCGGCGAGAGCAGCACCATCGCCACACCGCCGGGCAGCAGGCACAGGCCGCTGACCACGATGGATTCGCCCAGTCCGTAGCCCGTCCACGTCGGCTCCTGGACGAGTTGGGCAGTGGACAGCGAGTTCGCGTAGAAGGCGAAACCGATCAGCAGTGCGCCGAGGTTGGTGAAGAGCACACCCGGCCGCGCGGAGACCCGGAGGTCGACGAGCGGGCTCTTGATACGCAGTTCGTACCACCCCCAGATCGGCACCAGCAGCAGGGCAACGGCGTACAGGGCGACGAGCTTCTCGGCACTCCACGCATTGCTCTTCGAGACCGCGAGCAGGAGACAGACGAGGAAGGCGCTGAGACCCAGCGCGCCGAGGACGTCGAAGCGGCCGCTGGTGCGAACGGCGGACTCGGGCACGATCAGCAGGACGAGTACGACGTCGAGCAGGCCGAGGCCGAGATTGATCCAGAACATCGTGTGCCAGTTCGCGTACTGGACGACGAGGGTCGCGGCCGGGATGCCGAAGGCTGCGCCGATGCCCAGCGTGGAGCTCATGATCGCGATCGACGGGATCACCCGGCGCGGCGGCAGTTCGTCACGCAGGATGCTGATGCCGAGCGGGACCACCGCGACAGCGGCGCCTTGGAACGCGCGGCCGACGATCAGCACGGTCAGGTCCGAACTGGTGGCACAGAGCAACGAGCCGATCACCATCGAGGACAGCGCGATCAGCAGCACGCGGCGCTTGCCGTACATGTCGCCGGCCCGGCCGAGCAGCGGGGTGAAGACCGCGCCGGCGAGCAGGGTGATCGTGATCAGCCAACTGACGTCCGAGGCCGGGCTGTTGGTGATCTGCGGGAGTGCGGGTAGGAGG from Kribbella sp. NBC_00709 carries:
- a CDS encoding MFS transporter, which codes for MTVRPGAHPRLILAALAFCGVLVSISQTIVVPLLPALPQITNSPASDVSWLITITLLAGAVFTPLLGRAGDMYGKRRVLLIALSSMVIGSLLCATSSDLTVLIVGRAFQGAAVAVVPLGISILRDELPPRRVIPSIAIMSSTLGIGAAFGIPAATLVVQYANWHTMFWINLGLGLLDVVLVLLIVPESAVRTSGRFDVLGALGLSAFLVCLLLAVSKSNAWSAEKLVALYAVALLLVPIWGWYELRIKSPLVDLRVSARPGVLFTNLGALLIGFAFYANSLSTAQLVQEPTWTGYGLGESIVVSGLCLLPGGVAMVLLSPVSARISTARGPRFTLAIASVIMAAGYVVRLFTSSNVAGIVIGATVVSAGTAVAYSALPALIMHAVPVTETAAANGINTLMRTIGQAICSTIVATVLANVTISRAGQVAPALSAYLTVFVIAGISAVVAAGLVLLIPVRRPEPAYEVTTT